The Dehalogenimonas lykanthroporepellens BL-DC-9 genome includes a window with the following:
- a CDS encoding protein of unknown function UPF0132 (PFAM: protein of unknown function UPF0132~KEGG: deg:DehalGT_0655 protein of unknown function UPF0132) yields the protein MEESSTGLKSNVAGLLCYLATWVSGLILYFIEKKSSFVRFHAAQSVIVFGGLTILTTILSFIPFIGWAINIFLGIVAFVLWLVLMIKAWKGDRYKLPVVGDLAEQWAAKKV from the coding sequence ATGGAGGAGAGTTCTACCGGTCTCAAAAGCAATGTCGCCGGTCTTTTATGCTATCTGGCCACGTGGGTCAGCGGGCTTATCCTGTATTTCATCGAAAAAAAGAGCAGTTTCGTACGCTTTCATGCCGCCCAGTCGGTTATCGTCTTCGGCGGCCTGACCATCCTCACGACCATCCTGAGCTTCATCCCCTTCATCGGCTGGGCTATAAATATCTTCCTGGGTATCGTCGCCTTCGTGCTGTGGCTGGTGCTGATGATAAAAGCCTGGAAGGGCGACCGCTATAAATTGCCGGTGGTCGGCGACTTGGCCGAGCAGTGGGCGGCGAAGAAGGTTTAG
- a CDS encoding filamentation induced by cAMP protein Fic (PFAM: filamentation induced by cAMP protein Fic~KEGG: tde:TDE0233 fic family protein) — translation MDISEFKSGTWRRTTGYKYFLPEKINHSFFWEDESINEMVEKASLRLGELNSFARFVPDPDMFIKMHVFKEAVLSSHIEGTRTNIDEAVVPQKDLAPERRDDWQEVNNYVEAMNYAISELDRLPLSNRMIKNVHRILLTSVRGQNKNPGEFRTGQNWIGGATLDDAMFVPPAPQELPELLGDLERFLHNDEIRLPHLIRIAIAHYQFETIHPFDDGNGRTGRLLITLYLVSNGVLDLPLLYLSEFFDKNRTLYFDNLERVRVNNDLGQWFKFFLAGVIATAENATSTLHKIIGLKNEIERNKIPKMGKRQKNAVILFSALFSQPRITINDVRTITGLSPKAANDLVTAFMEAGILFEQTGYQRNRVFSFEEYLKLFR, via the coding sequence ATGGATATTTCCGAATTCAAATCCGGTACGTGGCGACGAACAACCGGATATAAATACTTCCTGCCGGAGAAGATAAACCATTCTTTCTTCTGGGAAGACGAGAGCATCAACGAAATGGTGGAAAAAGCGTCGTTGAGATTAGGGGAATTGAATTCTTTCGCCCGGTTCGTGCCTGACCCGGATATGTTCATAAAGATGCACGTATTCAAAGAGGCGGTCTTGTCCAGCCATATCGAAGGCACCAGGACAAACATCGATGAAGCCGTGGTTCCACAGAAAGACCTTGCCCCTGAAAGAAGGGACGATTGGCAAGAGGTCAATAATTACGTCGAAGCCATGAACTATGCCATCTCCGAACTGGACCGGCTGCCATTATCTAACAGAATGATAAAGAATGTTCATCGGATACTGCTGACCAGTGTCCGGGGGCAGAACAAAAACCCGGGTGAGTTCAGGACCGGACAGAACTGGATTGGCGGGGCCACACTGGACGATGCCATGTTCGTTCCCCCCGCACCTCAGGAGTTACCGGAATTACTGGGCGATCTGGAAAGGTTCCTTCATAACGATGAAATCCGTCTGCCACATCTGATACGCATTGCAATTGCCCATTATCAATTCGAGACCATTCATCCGTTCGACGACGGCAATGGTAGAACCGGACGCCTGCTGATAACACTGTATCTTGTCAGTAACGGCGTGCTGGATCTGCCCCTGCTATATCTGTCCGAATTCTTCGATAAAAACCGGACTCTCTATTTCGACAATCTGGAACGGGTAAGGGTCAACAACGATCTTGGGCAATGGTTCAAGTTCTTTCTGGCAGGAGTCATCGCGACGGCCGAAAATGCCACCTCAACCCTGCATAAGATCATCGGCCTGAAGAACGAGATTGAACGTAACAAGATACCCAAAATGGGGAAAAGACAGAAAAACGCCGTCATTCTATTTTCGGCGCTGTTCTCACAGCCACGGATAACGATCAACGATGTCCGAACCATAACCGGTCTGTCGCCTAAAGCCGCCAATGACCTGGTCACAGCTTTCATGGAGGCGGGTATTCTATTCGAACAGACAGGCTACCAACGCAACCGTGTTTTCAGTTTTGAGGAATATCTGAAGCTGTTCAGGTGA
- a CDS encoding class II aldolase/adducin family protein (PFAM: class II aldolase/adducin family protein~KEGG: dev:DhcVS_1523 aldolase, class II) encodes MRNVPPVAQFKKTGKTLFAHSLVSSHSGNLSVRLSDDRLAITRRGSQLGTIREQDIIITGITHDDDQTKLASVELPVHRAIMAATGAKAIVHAHPPHAIALSLTEPEIVSEQAELYELGTIKVLGWNQNVHPGAMAEAIAETLKTQKIALVYGHGTFAIGDDLEEAGKYTAGLEEACQVLWLVRTIKKNR; translated from the coding sequence TTGCGTAATGTGCCGCCTGTCGCCCAGTTCAAGAAGACCGGCAAGACGCTCTTCGCCCACAGCCTGGTATCGTCCCATTCCGGCAATCTGTCTGTCCGTCTGAGTGACGACCGGCTGGCCATCACCCGCCGCGGCTCCCAGCTGGGTACCATCCGTGAACAGGACATCATCATCACCGGCATTACCCACGATGACGACCAGACGAAACTGGCCTCCGTGGAACTGCCGGTTCACCGTGCCATCATGGCCGCCACCGGCGCCAAAGCTATCGTCCACGCCCACCCGCCCCACGCCATCGCCCTGTCGCTGACCGAACCGGAGATTGTCTCGGAGCAGGCGGAGCTTTATGAACTGGGTACCATCAAGGTGCTGGGATGGAATCAGAACGTTCACCCCGGCGCCATGGCCGAAGCCATCGCCGAAACGCTCAAGACCCAGAAGATAGCCCTGGTGTACGGCCACGGCACCTTCGCCATCGGCGACGACCTGGAAGAAGCCGGCAAGTACACCGCCGGTCTGGAAGAAGCCTGCCAGGTGCTGTGGCTGGTCAGGACGATAAAGAAGAACAGATAG
- a CDS encoding transcriptional repressor, LexA family (KEGG: dev:DhcVS_1522 LexA repressor~TIGRFAM: LexA repressor~PFAM: LexA DNA-binding domain protein; Peptidase S24/S26A/S26B, conserved region), with the protein MPRTPRKTMSDRQLKMLEYIRNYFNDYGIPPSIRDIVSGCNISSTSVADYNLRHLERAGYIRRHKDVSRGIELLGSEGRPLQLVPLLGKIAAGRPIPVPDVETWKPELAAENVDVPETMIGHHKNLFALKVRGNSMIDALVNDGDIVIMQAADDVENGQMAAVWLKNEKEATLKKVFREANGKVRLQPANALMTPMYENAKNVVIQGRVIGVIRKVA; encoded by the coding sequence ATGCCTAGAACACCCAGAAAGACGATGTCCGACCGCCAGCTCAAGATGCTGGAATACATCCGTAACTATTTCAACGATTACGGTATCCCCCCCAGCATCCGTGATATCGTGTCCGGCTGTAATATCAGTTCTACTTCGGTGGCCGATTACAACCTGCGGCATCTGGAGCGCGCCGGCTATATCCGCCGCCACAAGGACGTGTCCCGCGGCATAGAACTGCTGGGTTCCGAAGGCCGTCCCCTCCAGCTGGTGCCGCTCCTGGGCAAGATAGCCGCCGGCCGACCGATACCGGTGCCCGACGTCGAAACCTGGAAGCCCGAACTGGCGGCCGAGAACGTGGACGTGCCGGAAACGATGATCGGTCACCACAAGAATCTCTTCGCCCTCAAGGTGCGGGGCAATTCCATGATAGACGCCCTGGTCAATGACGGCGATATCGTCATCATGCAGGCGGCTGACGATGTAGAAAATGGCCAGATGGCCGCCGTCTGGCTCAAGAACGAGAAGGAAGCCACCCTCAAAAAGGTCTTCCGCGAAGCCAACGGCAAGGTGCGCCTTCAGCCGGCCAACGCGCTGATGACGCCGATGTATGAAAACGCCAAGAACGTGGTCATCCAGGGTCGGGTGATCGGAGTGATACGCAAAGTTGCGTAA
- a CDS encoding DNA gyrase, A subunit (SMART: DNA gyrase/topoisomerase IV subunit A~TIGRFAM: DNA gyrase, A subunit~KEGG: det:DET1630 DNA gyrase, A subunit~PFAM: DNA gyrase/topoisomerase IV subunit A; DNA gyrase repeat beta-propeller), which yields MVIGNTRPINIEDEMKNSYMDYAMSVIVSRALPDVRDGLKPVHRRILYAMSDLGMHYNTSYKKSARIVGEVLGKYHPHGDSSVYDAMVRMAQNFSLRYMLVDGQGNFGSVDGDPPAAMRYTEARLTRLAGELLVDIDKDTVEFMPNFDDSLKEPTVLPSRLPVLLMNGASGIAVGMATNIPPHNLTELCDAISYLIDNPECGLEDLMQFVKGPDFPTGGLILGRDGIKSAYATGHGKVVVRARAHVADVAETGARRQIIISELPYQVNKADLVKRIAMLSRERKINGIAEVRDESDRQGLRVVIELKRDGEPQQILNNLYKHTNLQTSFFVNMLALVNNRPVVLNLKEALNHYVAFRQEIITRRSKFELKAARARAHILEGLKIALDNLDAIINLIRHAENADTARRELMSRFELSQLQAQAILDLQLRRLANLERQKILGEYADILKQISYLEDLLANPRKVLSLVKDDLAEVKARYGDARRTEIQSQGVIEFREEDLIPHQSMVVTLTERGFIKRVPTEVYRLQHRAGRGKSIIKTREADSVRFIMVADTHDSVLLFTNRGKIFSIKCHEIPCDLLRTAKGIAIINLVPLAENERITSMIAVSRFDEETSLIMATSGGECKRTKLSDFAAVRSSGLLAMDLPKNDELIGAVIAGADENIILITHNGRSIHFPVADLRVSQRASGGVRGITLEGDDRVAGLDVARPGHFVLVVTTGGYGKLTAVEEYPLQRRAGSGVLTFKVVDKTGKVAAGKVVDREHQVMIATAEGVVIRTPVGTEDQEKGIIVMGRSTQGVIVIRPDENDRVVNFATMVE from the coding sequence ATGGTTATCGGTAATACCCGTCCCATCAATATCGAAGACGAGATGAAAAACTCCTATATGGATTACGCCATGAGCGTAATCGTTTCCCGGGCACTGCCCGATGTCAGGGACGGGTTGAAGCCGGTTCACCGGCGTATTCTGTACGCCATGAGCGACCTTGGTATGCACTATAACACCTCGTACAAGAAAAGCGCCCGCATCGTCGGTGAGGTTCTTGGTAAATATCATCCTCACGGCGACTCCTCCGTTTATGACGCCATGGTGCGCATGGCTCAGAATTTCTCCCTGCGTTACATGCTGGTGGATGGTCAGGGTAACTTCGGTTCGGTTGACGGCGACCCGCCGGCGGCCATGCGTTACACCGAAGCCCGGCTGACGCGGCTGGCCGGCGAGCTGCTGGTGGACATTGACAAGGACACCGTCGAGTTCATGCCCAACTTCGACGACTCGCTGAAGGAGCCGACGGTACTGCCGTCCCGTCTGCCGGTCCTGCTGATGAATGGCGCTTCCGGCATCGCCGTGGGTATGGCCACCAATATTCCGCCGCACAACCTGACCGAACTGTGCGATGCCATCTCTTATTTGATTGACAATCCAGAGTGCGGTCTGGAAGACCTGATGCAGTTCGTCAAGGGGCCGGACTTTCCCACCGGCGGTCTCATTCTGGGCCGTGACGGCATCAAGTCCGCCTATGCTACCGGCCACGGCAAGGTGGTGGTGCGCGCCCGGGCTCATGTAGCCGATGTGGCCGAGACCGGCGCCCGGCGCCAGATCATCATCAGTGAACTGCCCTACCAGGTCAACAAGGCCGACCTGGTCAAGCGCATCGCCATGTTGTCACGGGAGCGCAAGATTAACGGCATCGCCGAAGTGCGCGACGAGTCCGACCGCCAGGGCCTGCGGGTGGTCATCGAGCTCAAGCGGGACGGCGAGCCCCAGCAGATTCTCAATAACCTCTACAAGCATACCAACCTCCAGACCAGTTTCTTCGTCAACATGCTGGCGCTGGTGAACAACCGCCCGGTAGTGCTTAACCTCAAGGAAGCGCTGAATCATTATGTCGCCTTCCGCCAGGAAATCATTACCCGGCGCTCCAAGTTCGAACTCAAGGCGGCCAGGGCCAGGGCTCACATCCTGGAAGGCCTCAAGATAGCCCTGGACAACCTGGACGCCATTATCAACCTCATCCGCCATGCCGAGAACGCCGACACCGCCCGCCGGGAACTGATGTCCCGCTTCGAGCTGTCTCAGCTTCAGGCGCAGGCCATCCTGGACCTCCAGCTCCGGCGCCTGGCCAATCTGGAACGCCAGAAGATACTGGGCGAATATGCCGATATCCTCAAGCAGATTTCCTACCTGGAAGACCTGCTGGCCAACCCTCGTAAGGTGCTGTCGCTGGTCAAGGACGACCTGGCCGAGGTCAAGGCCAGGTACGGTGATGCCCGGCGCACCGAGATTCAGTCCCAGGGCGTCATCGAGTTTCGCGAGGAAGACCTCATCCCCCACCAGAGCATGGTGGTGACGCTGACCGAGCGCGGCTTCATCAAGCGGGTGCCGACTGAGGTCTACCGGCTCCAGCATCGCGCCGGCCGCGGCAAGAGCATCATTAAGACACGGGAAGCGGATTCGGTGCGCTTCATCATGGTAGCCGACACTCATGACAGCGTTCTGCTGTTTACTAACCGGGGCAAGATATTCTCCATCAAGTGTCACGAGATACCCTGCGACCTGCTCCGGACGGCCAAGGGCATCGCCATCATCAACCTGGTGCCGCTGGCCGAGAACGAGCGCATCACCTCGATGATAGCCGTTTCCCGCTTCGACGAGGAGACCTCGCTCATCATGGCGACCTCCGGCGGCGAGTGCAAGCGTACCAAACTGTCCGATTTCGCCGCGGTGCGCAGTAGCGGTCTCCTGGCCATGGACCTGCCCAAGAACGACGAACTCATCGGCGCGGTCATCGCCGGGGCCGATGAGAATATAATTCTCATCACCCACAACGGTCGGTCCATCCACTTCCCGGTGGCTGACCTGCGGGTCTCCCAACGGGCTTCCGGCGGCGTCCGGGGCATCACCCTGGAGGGGGATGACCGGGTGGCCGGCCTGGACGTGGCCCGGCCGGGCCACTTCGTGCTGGTGGTCACTACCGGCGGCTACGGCAAGCTGACCGCGGTGGAGGAGTACCCACTCCAGCGCCGCGCCGGCTCCGGTGTGCTGACTTTCAAGGTAGTGGACAAGACGGGCAAGGTGGCCGCTGGCAAGGTGGTTGACCGAGAGCACCAGGTGATGATCGCCACTGCCGAAGGCGTGGTTATCCGCACCCCGGTGGGCACCGAGGATCAGGAGAAGGGCATCATCGTCATGGGGCGCTCCACCCAGGGGGTCATCGTCATCCGTCCGGATGAGAACGACCGGGTGGTCAACTTCGCCACCATGGTGGAATAG
- a CDS encoding branched-chain amino acid aminotransferase (KEGG: det:DET0009 branched-chain amino acid aminotransferase~TIGRFAM: branched-chain amino acid aminotransferase~PFAM: aminotransferase class IV) codes for MPSYCYFEGQIIPLEDAKISVMTHALHYGTALFEGIRGNWNEEHQQLYIFRLQEHMERMKNGAKVLRINIPKTVAELAQIAVEVTKKCGFQEDAYIRPLAYKSSQALGVRLHDLDADFLVFAIPWGRYLDTDACRVSVSTWRRPDDNVFPPSVKATGLYINNALTKTEAIENGFDEGIMLTPDGHVAEGSGENVFLIQNGKLVTPATYNNILNGITRDTVITLARQELGLEVIERPVDRYELYVSDECFLTGTAAHLTPVCEVDRHKLGNGGVGPITARLKDLYFDAIKGNLPKYAGWCTPVF; via the coding sequence ATGCCTTCGTATTGCTATTTTGAGGGTCAGATCATTCCCCTGGAGGATGCCAAAATCAGTGTCATGACTCACGCTTTGCACTATGGCACCGCACTGTTCGAAGGCATCCGCGGCAACTGGAACGAAGAACACCAGCAACTGTATATCTTCCGTCTGCAAGAGCATATGGAGCGGATGAAGAACGGTGCCAAAGTACTGCGCATCAACATCCCCAAAACCGTCGCCGAACTGGCGCAAATCGCCGTCGAAGTGACTAAAAAATGCGGCTTCCAGGAAGATGCCTATATCCGGCCGCTGGCCTACAAGTCCTCCCAGGCGCTGGGCGTTCGGCTCCATGACCTGGATGCCGACTTCCTGGTGTTTGCCATTCCCTGGGGTCGGTATCTGGATACCGACGCCTGCCGGGTGTCCGTTTCCACCTGGCGGCGTCCCGACGACAACGTCTTCCCGCCGTCGGTCAAGGCAACCGGCCTTTACATCAACAACGCGCTGACCAAGACCGAAGCCATCGAAAACGGCTTCGACGAGGGCATCATGCTGACACCCGACGGCCATGTGGCCGAAGGCTCCGGTGAGAACGTCTTCCTGATTCAGAACGGCAAGCTGGTGACGCCGGCCACCTATAACAACATCCTGAACGGCATCACCCGCGATACCGTCATCACCCTGGCCCGGCAGGAACTGGGGCTGGAGGTTATAGAGCGGCCGGTGGACCGATACGAACTTTACGTTTCTGATGAATGCTTCCTGACCGGTACCGCGGCGCATCTGACCCCGGTGTGCGAGGTTGACCGGCACAAGCTGGGCAACGGCGGTGTCGGGCCGATAACCGCCAGGTTGAAGGACCTGTATTTTGACGCCATCAAGGGTAATCTGCCGAAATATGCCGGGTGGTGCACGCCCGTTTTCTAG
- a CDS encoding transposase mutator type (KEGG: sth:STH2289 transposase~manually curated~PFAM: transposase mutator type), with the protein MAKDRMTLLELLRKSGSDGDLDFLREGVKMLAEAVMELEVKQKTGAEKHERSDGRLTYRNGYRGRIWDTRAGTIPLAIPRLRDGSYFPSLLEPRRRAEHALLAVIQEAYVLGVSTRKVESLVQSLGLNGVSKSEVSRICGALDDEVERWRHRPLLWRYPYLWLDATYVKVRDTGRVVSQAVIIAYGVRETGEREIIGLEVGPSEDGVFWKEFLRGLVSRGLSGVMLVISDAHLGLKEAISTVLTGVSWQRCRVHFMRNALARVPRGAQAMVSAAIRTIFAQPDRDSACSQLRRVADNLRLRFGPVADQLEEAEPDILAYTAFPREHWRQLYSTNPLERLNKEIKRRSNVVGIFPNSQSVIRLIGAVLMEQQDEWEVGRRYFSLDSMKKTLEGAQEEPLIMALPA; encoded by the coding sequence ATGGCCAAAGACAGGATGACACTTTTGGAACTGCTACGCAAGTCAGGAAGCGACGGTGATCTTGATTTTCTGAGAGAAGGGGTGAAAATGCTGGCCGAAGCGGTCATGGAGCTTGAGGTTAAGCAGAAGACCGGAGCTGAGAAACATGAGCGCAGTGACGGTCGTTTAACCTACCGTAACGGCTACCGGGGGCGTATCTGGGACACCCGGGCCGGCACGATACCCTTGGCGATTCCCCGGTTGCGGGACGGCAGTTATTTCCCCAGCTTGCTCGAGCCCCGGCGCCGGGCGGAACATGCCTTGCTGGCGGTAATCCAGGAAGCCTATGTGTTGGGCGTCAGCACCCGCAAGGTGGAATCTCTGGTTCAGTCACTGGGTCTTAACGGGGTCAGTAAGAGCGAGGTATCGCGAATATGCGGGGCTCTGGACGATGAAGTGGAACGATGGCGTCACCGGCCTTTGTTATGGCGTTATCCCTATCTGTGGCTGGATGCGACCTACGTCAAGGTCAGGGATACCGGGCGGGTGGTCAGTCAGGCGGTAATTATCGCCTACGGCGTCCGGGAAACCGGAGAACGCGAGATCATCGGGCTTGAGGTCGGCCCCAGTGAAGACGGTGTATTCTGGAAAGAGTTTCTGCGGGGGCTGGTCAGCCGTGGTTTGAGCGGGGTGATGCTGGTAATCAGTGATGCTCATCTGGGGCTGAAGGAAGCCATCAGCACGGTACTCACCGGGGTATCGTGGCAACGTTGCCGGGTGCACTTCATGCGCAATGCGCTGGCCAGAGTGCCACGGGGCGCCCAGGCTATGGTATCTGCCGCTATCCGTACCATCTTCGCTCAACCTGACCGCGACAGCGCTTGCAGCCAGCTCCGCCGGGTAGCCGATAACCTCAGACTCCGATTCGGTCCTGTTGCCGACCAACTGGAAGAGGCAGAACCGGATATCCTGGCCTATACCGCTTTCCCCCGGGAACACTGGCGGCAACTGTACTCTACCAATCCCCTGGAGAGACTGAATAAGGAAATCAAGCGCCGCAGTAATGTGGTCGGCATCTTTCCCAACAGCCAATCGGTAATCAGGCTGATTGGGGCGGTGTTAATGGAACAGCAGGACGAGTGGGAGGTCGGACGACGCTACTTTTCTTTGGATTCGATGAAGAAAACGCTGGAAGGGGCGCAGGAGGAACCCCTGATCATGGCTTTACCAGCTTGA
- a CDS encoding Lysine exporter protein (LYSE/YGGA) (PFAM: Lysine exporter protein (LYSE/YGGA)~KEGG: det:DET0329 amino acid transporter LysE), translated as MLAILASVFVISMSGALMPGPMFATVLAKSYKSPWAGAQVSLGHAVIEFPLIILIYLGAATFFENEVVHLVLGLAGGSMIAWMGWGMLRARKAYAAGAKDTPYSAFTAGIILSAGNPFFIVWWATVGALLVLKIADYGLGGLTALVLTHWAVDLLWLSIVSGLVYKTHRLWSPRLHEAVFVGCGLLLMGFGAWFVVSGVGTVIG; from the coding sequence ATGCTGGCTATACTGGCCTCCGTTTTCGTTATTTCCATGTCCGGCGCGCTCATGCCTGGGCCGATGTTCGCCACCGTGCTGGCCAAGAGCTATAAATCGCCCTGGGCCGGGGCACAGGTTTCGCTGGGTCATGCCGTTATCGAATTTCCCCTGATAATCCTTATCTACCTCGGCGCCGCCACCTTCTTCGAAAATGAGGTAGTCCACCTGGTGCTGGGACTGGCCGGCGGTTCAATGATAGCCTGGATGGGCTGGGGGATGCTCCGGGCGCGCAAGGCTTATGCCGCCGGTGCCAAGGATACGCCGTACAGCGCCTTCACCGCCGGCATCATCCTCTCAGCCGGAAATCCGTTCTTCATCGTCTGGTGGGCGACTGTCGGGGCTCTCCTGGTACTGAAAATCGCTGATTATGGCTTAGGCGGGCTGACAGCGCTGGTCTTGACGCATTGGGCGGTGGACCTGCTATGGCTCTCCATAGTTTCCGGGCTGGTGTATAAAACGCACCGGTTGTGGTCGCCGCGGTTACACGAGGCGGTGTTTGTGGGATGCGGGTTGTTGCTGATGGGCTTCGGGGCGTGGTTTGTGGTTTCGGGGGTGGGGACGGTGATTGGGTAG
- a CDS encoding putative restriction endonuclease (KEGG: paa:Paes_0062 putative restriction endonuclease) → MNKLPSKSPKQLWSRDELILAFNLYCKTPFSKIHHNNKDIIELASIIHRSPSAVALKLSNFARLDPALQQRNIAGMSHGSKSEIAIWEEFSNNWEEMAFQSEVILAEIQHQNIEDILDIAKQDIPPQGKERESIVKTRVNQKFFRLMILASYNGRCCITGIAIPELLVASHIVPWSIDQTNRLNPHNGLCLNALHDIAFDKGLFTITSDYKIVISSLIDADPASNKWFSKFNEMKITLPQKFIPATEFMEYHQQHVFRP, encoded by the coding sequence ATGAATAAACTACCATCCAAGAGTCCTAAACAGCTTTGGTCAAGGGATGAGTTGATCTTGGCCTTTAATCTTTATTGTAAAACTCCATTTTCAAAAATTCATCATAATAACAAGGACATCATCGAGTTAGCGTCGATAATTCATCGTTCCCCTTCAGCAGTTGCCTTAAAGCTTTCAAATTTTGCGAGGCTCGACCCAGCCTTACAACAACGGAACATCGCAGGTATGAGCCACGGTAGTAAAAGCGAAATCGCGATTTGGGAAGAATTCAGCAATAATTGGGAGGAAATGGCTTTCCAAAGCGAAGTAATCCTGGCTGAAATCCAACACCAAAACATAGAAGATATTTTAGACATCGCGAAGCAAGATATCCCGCCTCAAGGGAAAGAACGGGAATCTATTGTAAAAACAAGGGTAAATCAAAAATTCTTCCGCCTGATGATTCTCGCGTCCTATAACGGCAGGTGCTGTATCACAGGTATTGCTATTCCTGAATTATTAGTGGCAAGTCATATCGTTCCTTGGTCTATCGATCAAACTAACCGTCTGAATCCACATAACGGTCTCTGCCTGAACGCTCTCCACGATATAGCCTTCGATAAAGGACTATTTACGATTACGAGCGACTACAAAATCGTGATATCCAGTTTGATCGATGCTGATCCAGCCTCAAATAAATGGTTTAGTAAATTCAACGAAATGAAAATCACACTGCCTCAAAAATTCATCCCTGCCACCGAGTTCATGGAATACCACCAACAGCACGTTTTCCGCCCTTAA
- a CDS encoding protein of unknown function DUF205 (PFAM: protein of unknown function DUF205~KEGG: dev:DhcVS_8 hypothetical protein): MDFLALLLGYLWGSIPTAYLIAHKVTGTADGLGGGNVGGLNTIRRVGLKSGLAVVCFDILKGAAAVVTAYYLLGADKAFVLGAGVAAVVGHNWMVWLRFRGGKGMAAAVGVVAAGSFIYGFPAVLAAMAAVILGVWLVSRNLVLGNGVSLLILPFITWYFTDSGMAAWLAAALSGVIAIKYFPGLREDYRRRGLAALGRDDIRAKRS; this comes from the coding sequence ATGGATTTTCTCGCGCTTCTACTGGGTTATCTCTGGGGCAGTATTCCCACTGCTTATCTGATTGCCCACAAAGTGACAGGCACGGCCGACGGGCTGGGCGGCGGCAATGTCGGCGGGCTCAATACCATCCGCCGGGTCGGGCTGAAGTCCGGGCTGGCGGTGGTCTGCTTCGATATCCTCAAGGGAGCGGCGGCGGTAGTTACTGCCTATTACCTGCTGGGGGCCGATAAGGCTTTCGTGCTGGGCGCCGGAGTGGCGGCGGTGGTCGGACACAACTGGATGGTATGGCTTCGCTTCCGCGGCGGCAAAGGCATGGCGGCGGCGGTAGGTGTCGTGGCCGCGGGCTCCTTCATCTATGGCTTTCCGGCGGTCTTGGCGGCGATGGCAGCTGTTATACTGGGTGTGTGGCTGGTTAGCCGTAATCTGGTGCTGGGTAACGGCGTCAGTCTGCTGATTCTCCCCTTTATCACCTGGTATTTTACCGATTCCGGCATGGCCGCCTGGCTGGCGGCGGCACTCAGTGGTGTGATTGCCATTAAGTATTTCCCGGGGTTGCGGGAGGATTACCGGCGGCGGGGGCTGGCCGCACTGGGGCGGGACGACATCCGCGCCAAACGCTCTTAG